A single Lactuca sativa cultivar Salinas chromosome 8, Lsat_Salinas_v11, whole genome shotgun sequence DNA region contains:
- the LOC111894781 gene encoding kaempferol 3-O-beta-D-galactosyltransferase yields the protein MINIQFPITSKVSEMDITTTNGGVWKRHVAVFAFPFASHPPLLLSLVQRLASAAPTVVFSFFNTRKSNRALFSELSCDNIRPYDVSDGIPEDYAFVGKPQEDINLFLAVAEEEFRRGVKVAEEDIGLRINCLVVDAFIWFSSQMAEDLNIPWVSFWTAGACSLSAHFYTDLIREKGAQLKGNSVGPDKEVVDLIPGFSTIRLGDLPGGVLFGNLESPFSTMLHNMGRTLDKATVVAINSFQELDTDLTKNLSSKFNNFLNIGPFHLISKQKPTSIFDEFSCSSWLDSQKPRSVAYISFGTICRLLPDEIVALAETLEETKIPFLWSLKNDIMKLLPDGFLERTTANGLGKVVSWAPQIQVLEHFAISVFVTHGGWNSVLESIGAGVPMICRPFLGDQQMNTWMVERVWGIGVRIEGGKFTKEGTRSALEHILSLNDSSKKLKERIETLKELAHEAVGPNGSSNQNFMTLVDVVTNATL from the exons ATGATAAACATCCAATTTCCTATCACAAGTAAAGTCAGCGAAATGGATATCACCACCACTAACGGCGGCGTATGGAAGAGACATGTTGCAGTTTTTGCATTCCCTTTCGCTTCACACCCTCCGCTCCTTCTAAGCCTAGTGCAGAGACTAGCCTCCGCCGCCCCTACGGTGgttttctccttcttcaacacccGAAAATCTAACCGGGCGTTGTTCTCTGAGCTCAGTTGTGACAACATACGGCCGTATGATGTCTCCGACGGCATACCAGAGGATTATGCTTTTGTGGGGAAGCCTCAGGAGGATATTAACTTGTTTCTGGCGGTGGCGGAGGAGGAGTTTAGGAGGGGTGTGAAAGTGGCGGAGGAGGATATCGGACTGAGAATCAACTGCCTGGTGGTGGATGCTTTTATTTGGTTTTCCAGTCAGATGGCGGAGGATTTGAACATTCCTTGGGTGTCGTTTTGGACTGCCGGAGCTTGTTCTCTCTCTGCACATTTTTACACTGACCTCATTAGGGAAAAAGGTGCTCAACTCAAAG GTAATTCAGTTGGGCCTGACAAGGAAGTGGTTGACTTGATCCCTGGATTCTCAACGATTCGACTAGGCGATTTACCTGGTGGAGTCCTCTTCGGAAACCTCGAATCACCATTCTCAACCATGCTACATAACATGGGAAGAACCCTAGACAAAGCCACCGTTGTTGCAATAAACTCATTTCAAGAACTAGACACTGATCTCACCAAAAACCTCTCTTCAAAATTCAACAACTTTCTCAACATTGGTCCCTTCCATCTCATCTCCAAACAAAAACCAACGtccatatttgatgaattttCATGCAGTTCTTGGTTAGATAGTCAAAAGCCAAGATCAGTGGCCTACATCTCCTTTGGCACAATATGCAGGCTTCTTCCAGATGAGATAGTCGCTTTGGCTGAAACACTTGAAGAGACCAAAATTCCGTTTCTTTGGTCACTAAAGAACGATATCATGAAGCTTTTACCAGATGGGTTCTTGGAGAGAACAACTGCGAATGGATTAGGGAAAGTTGTATCATGGGCCCCACAGATACAGGTCTTGGAGCATTTCGCAATAAGTGTGTTTGTAACACATGGTGGATGGAACTCTGTGTTGGAGAGCATTGGAGCTGGTGTTCCGATGATATGTAGGCCGTTTTTAGGGGACCAACAGATGAATACTTGGATGGTTGAGAGAGTTTGGGGGATAGGGGTGAGAATTGAAGGTGGGAAATTCACGAAAGAAGGAACTCGTTCTGCTCTTGAACATATATTATCGCTCAATGATTCGTCGAAAAAGCTGAAGGAGAGGATTGAAACTTTGAAAGAGCTTGCTCACGAGGCAGTTGGACCAAACGGGAGTTCTAATCAAAATTTCATGACTTTAGTGGATGTGGTCACTAATGCCACCCTCTGA